The DNA sequence gagatataaaagTCCAAAAGCAAGAAATTTACTAAAAATCCCTTACTTTTTTTCCATTACATTCTTAAAAAATGGCTCCGTAAAATTATCTACATGATATTACACTGTTATACCAAGATGGGCAATTGTAAAATAGATTGACGGTGAGAAGCTCTACCCCAGCAAAAAGTCTCAGAACAAGGTAACATCCTTTGCATTCACTTGCCGCATAGCAGAGCATCTCCAACCATGATCTGCCATCGATTTCTACTTGAGGTACCTGTTTTAATAATGATTTTGCAAACCTGGATGCATTGAATGATACAGAATTACTTCTCTTTCACCTTTTGACTTGTTAATTGAAGGAAAACCTTTTTTCACGAAAACAATAAACATGAAGTGAAGTATTAAGGATTCAGATTTCTTTAttagaaagaacaaaaagaattcGGATTCAAATCTTCTCTAATTGTTGGGACGGTATCCAACTATTGAAAAGAATGAACCACACACCCCAACACACGGGCCTACACCTCCGACACAATGGAGGATTGAGTCATAAACGATACTCACTTCATGAAATTCCTATCTTAAAGCATTGGATGTAGGGATTAGGAGCTCTATTAAAACCTCAAACTCAACTCGGAACTCCATAGTCCATAAGGGTGCCAAACCCAAGGCTGACCCGACTAAATTGATTGAAACCGACCCTTTATAGACCATCCTGGCCCATTTACAAACAGTCAGTCTCGGTTCTACTACTTGgcccgtcgggcgcccgaccgagaccgactgaATAACACATGATTGAGACCGGCCTATTATGCACAGACCTGACCtgacccgaccctttaatgagtgtagaattcctattttaccccccaattCTTGAATGGTTCCTCCACTGTTAAACATATTTTTCAATCCAAAGTAGTCAAATTCTTGAATGGTTCCTCCACAGTTAAAGTGAagtagctaaaaaaaaaaaaaaaaaaatttaaatgattgGTCTTGAATCTCTTGACTCTTgatttcttatcatttttttgggcttgcatgagcaGAATTAAGTGGACTAGAATATAAGAACACATTTTAAAGAAGGCTcgtttaaaaattaattaaatctcTTTTAACATCAAACATATCCGTAACTCGATTAAGGTCCCATTAAATCCTGATTAAAGCTTGATTTTAATAGCCCGATTATAATCCAAGACCGATCGATCGAATATAAAGTATACCATACCTTTACTAATTAaacccgattagttaaatgaaCAAATACCGTacagcctttgaaagtcttcgaATCCAATTAAATCGatccgaccaattgacaccccctaATAGTCCATACTCGATGGTCCACACCAAAACCATAAAATTATTAAACGTGACGTTAAAAGAGGGGGTTACACAATTCAAGGGAATACGGCTTTAGTGTCGGAAGTTGCATCTCGGTCAAGGCCACTACTTTTCAATAGCATGCGCAATAGACGTAGCGCCTAATtctattaaatattaaatgatttaACTATGAAGAAAAGGAATAGATTATATTTATTGGTGGgcatttcttttctatttttttggtaaccGGCATTACTTTTCAATAGCATGCGCAATAGACGTAGGGCCCAATTCCATTAAATATTTCGAACCCCTTCTCGGTTCTCCCAACCAAATATTAATGATTTGATTATGAAGAAAAggatttcaccaaaaaaaaaaagattatggaGAAAAGGAATAATTTTATTCATTGATCATGAACAAGCATCTAGTCATCGCAGGTTTTGGATGGACAGCACATGGCATTAAGAGGGTATTTTAgaaatacataaaaaattttataGAGATTTATGAATTTTAAGATGATAGGTGGACCGTCTTCTACAAGTGAAGAAAGACTTTAtccatatataaaataaataaaattttccaatAAACTTTGAAgtgtttaaattttaatttttttttatttgggacaCCATTAACTAATGTCTGTTCAACACATAATTATATTGTAAGTTAATTTGAGGAGTTTCTACCGAAAATAAGTTTATTCCAAGAGTGCAATTTGGCTGAGGTCCCATTTGGTAATACTCTTGCGGAGTGtctatgctatttttttattttttttcactagaaAGCCATGACCTCATTCTTGTAGGAACATTTTTTTGTCTTTCAAgtcattttcttattattttcctataaatagacTAAGATAAAGGAGGTTACTTAACTACAACCCCTCCCACACAAATAAGAGTTATACTTACTTTAAACAACGGCCTATTACATCTAAATATAACTACCTCCCCATCAAATATACACGTAACATCTGAACCGTAAGATAGGCTATCTTAGCTTATGATAATCAGATCGTGCCTCGCTCTTTGTTCTGCTCAGGGCCAAGCTCCACCCATGGCTTATTAACTGTGGATTTAGCCTATCCCAGACTGTTATAAAAATAGTTATAAAGCTTTTGGCCTTAATAATGGGCTAGACTTATTAAATATCAAATCCTCTGTTTGTTGACCGAAGGCATTGGGGAACCGACGCAGGGTCATGTGTGTTCTTTTACAGCCCACCGGCTCCACCCCCACTGTCCCATTTGTCTGGGCTGCATGGGATCCCGGATGGGCAGGTTCTTTCTCTCTTATCTATTTTATCAGAAAAAACAGATGACATCAAAACATTACAATAAAGAGTTCACAGAAATATTACAAGAAGAAGTTGTTCATACACTATGAATTATCTATCCTAATAAGCTCGTCCTCTTCTCatatcatcatcactatcaccCCTAGTTGCAGAAGCCAATAGATAGAGAACATAGTAAGAGATCCTCCGAAGGAAGCGATGTTGTGACTGAATTGGCATCAGGAGCGGAAGCAACAAGGCTAAAGTACATACGAGGAAGATTATGAACACGATCAAAACAGCAATGGCAAGCCAGTGAAGTCTACTGGTTACCATATACAGACCTGTGGTGAATGCTACAGCCATCATAGAAAGTGAAATTCCCAACAATGGCAATGTAAAAGCAATAATGGAACGCATCAGCACACCATCTGCTAATTGTGCCAATATGAGGGATAAAGCAGATAGAATTGAACAATACATAGCTATAGTATCACATATCACAAAAGCTTTTAACTTGGTATTGGTTAACATTGTTGCCATGCCTCGATCAGGGCCATCACTATTTAAGCCTCCAGGAATGGTAAAACCTGCAATGAAGGTTACTATAGCAACTAGGGTCGACACCAGCAAAAGTTGGGCAGCTATGGTTCTGTTAAAAAACCCTGTATGTGGTTTCAAAGGAGGCATTGTAGGTGGTAGGAAACTGTATCTGCCATGGAAGGCATCTAGCTTTTGGCCTCGTGGTGCATTGGCAATCCTCAATGCTGTCAATGTTAGGAGCTGaagtttatcaaaataaaaaattgttaggAGTTGAATGCTAAATAATGTTAAGGGAGAGGAttccctaaaaggcagcatggcTCGTGCACCAAAGCGAAGACCAATGGGAGTACACCCAAAAGCATCAACAATAGTGGATTTTTGCTTTTCACAAGGGCAGGGCAGTCATTTCACCCCTCCTTGTATCTTGGTGTAGAGGCCACACTGCCTTCTAGGCATTTTTCCCTAATATTAATCGAGTGTATTAACTAGtggggaaaaagaaagctacccAATAATGTTGTGAACGCCTAGACACATGGGAATTGGAACAAGGCTGTGAACAGATGTCCATACCCCGGCTCCACTCCCCTATGTGTCTAGGCATATGCAACACTATTGGATAGCGTTCTTTCTCCTTGACTAGTGATGATTAAAACAAGAATCTCTCCCAATAGCAGAGAACATATTCTTAGTCCGGAAACACCTATTGTATCACCTGGtgcttttgtgtgtgtgtatgagagagagagagagagagagagagagagaaggtcaTAAAcacattgattaaaaaaaatcaatctttgGATTGGTAAGGCACCTACCTTTCGAAATGACGCTAGAGTGGCACCATTTTTCTCAGTGATACTCTTTTGCTCTGCAATATCTAAAGCAGTCAAGTTACTGTAGTTCATGATGCTCATGTTCACTCTGCTGTCCCTAGTCAGAACACAAACTACTTTAGAATGCCTGCCCATGGCTGCCAAATGCAAAGGTGTATCTCCATTGTAATCCCTTTCGTTTATTAGCATCTCAAGCGCTGGCGTCTTTAGAATGTATTTCACCACATTTTCCTTGCCAATTCCAGCAGCTATGTGAAGAATATTCCAGCTCACTTTGTCAAGCAACTTCCAAGAGTCCGGGCAACCTTCCAAAAGAAGTTGAATTACCTTAATATGGCCACTAATGGCTGCCAAGTGAATTGGGTAGAGGCCACCGCTGTCTGCTTGATAGGCGGGCAGGGTATCTACTTTGAACAACTCAATAATCCCATCAAAATAACCTATTGATGCAGCATAGTGCagaggatttcttccctttgcGTCTGTTGCCAGGACTAGCTCTGGCTTGAACCTTAACACCAATCCTACGACCTCTGTTATTTATGTAGTGCAAAATATGAACAAACAGAGAATGAAAGATTAGGCCTGCTCGGATTTTCTTATGTTGGGATGGGCTCAAACAGGTTTTTAAAGTTTTAATGAACGCGTGGTCGACCTATGGTTAAGATCAACAGTCAACCAAACCCACCCagcccaactttttttttttttttttttttttttttgggtggggggtggtgTGGAGGGGGTTGGCCATGAGTTTGGATCTTCTGGTCGTACATTTGAGCATCCAACATATGTCTCACTTCCAGCCATTACAAGAGTAAAGAGGGACATATTTGAAAGCAAAAATGACAAAGGGTTAGATGCTCACATGTACGATCAGGTGATCTTCCTTGTGACTCATTGTTGATTTAACCACGATAACACAGCACACACATGTTCAACACCCATCTCACGCCAGCCATGGTGATGGGTGAGATGTGGTCGGGTGGTTACCTGAGTGGGAGAGAATCCCAATTCTTGTTCAAACACCCCACCTTCCAAAGCATGGTTCTAATATTGGCATTGGATTGACCTATTGTATTGGTATTGCTCGAGACTGATATCAATAACTGAATGATTCAGATTGATCAaaatcgtttcaggggtaaaagcATAAAGAAACTGTACGTTTTTTGAAAAGTAAAGGCAAAAGTGATCGATCCAATCTAATCCGATACCAGTCACTAAATCCTTGCTCGCAAGTGCACATCGGTTACCTACTGGATCACTGATCACTCAAAAAGAGATCTGTGCCCAAAAATTGGTTTAAAGTGGCTAGATTGGGTTTCAGAACAGTTTTCATGGGAAGTCCTTCGATcaagaaatttcttttttttttttttttcggatgaATAATGATCTAGAGATAGATTTTCTAAGGGTTGGGGGAATGAATAATGATCACTAAAAccaacttgaaagttgaaaagtGAAATCAAGCATGTAGTGTGGAAACGAATAATACCTCGATCTCTCTTGATAATGGCTGCGTGAAGAGGTGTACTTCCTTTCCATGGGCGAAGATCGTGACTGTCATCAAGCAATCCCAACATGTGTTCAAGAAGTTGCAGATGACCAGCTTCTGCAGCCAAATATGCCGGAGACTTCCCGTCGTTATTAACCCAATACGAAATATGCGGATCTGCTGTCACCAAGACCCGAGCAACCTCTTCCTGATCATTTTTCAAAGCTTCATGCAAGGCAGTATTCCCtttcaaatttttctttctcagatattgtagttgttgaGCTCCTCCATCCCCTCTTTCAACATCTCCTAGATTGGAATCCAAAAGGAAATTCACAATGCCTAGTTGCCCAGCCCATGCGGCGAGATGAAGGGAAGTTTCTCCATTGGCGTTTGGTTTCCAGAGAAGAGAGGGGCATTGGTTCGAGAGAAGTTCAAAGATGGAATGGTGCCCTAACCTGGCCGCTATGTGAGCAACCGTATTCTTTTGGGGGTTCAATTGTAGATGAAGCTCACGTTCGAAAAGAGACACCGTTTGTACATCCCCTGCCACTACCGCTCTGTGTAGCCGTGGGTGCATGGGTTTAGTGGTTGGGGGTCTTGCGGCGACTATATGGTCGGATTCAGATTCAAAAtcgtcatcaaaagaatcacttGAAGAGATGGATCGATTGTCGACGTCACGACCACGGTTGTTAAGGAGGTTAGGCGGCATGGATTGAAATTCCATATCACCAAACGAACCACTTTCAGAGGTGGAGGAAGCGTCGCTGATAGTATGAAGGTTGATATTGACCGGAGGCGGCATGGATTCCGGTCGGGGTGTTACATTGTCTGTACTATGAGGGCAGCTGGGAGGGAGGTGAAGCGGCACGGATTCCATAGGGGCGTTGTGGGAACAGAGTTTTTGGCAGGAAGATCAGGATAGCTAGGGCCAAGGTCGGAACTGCAACCGGCACGGCCGTCGTCACCGTTTCCCTCTTTCTCCAGGGGAAGGTCGGATACGCAGTAGAGGAAGGGCCTCTCTCTATAGACTTAACTTCTCTTTCCCATTTTATTGGCCTCTTCTCCTTTGTCATTATCTATATTTTATGAGTTTTTTTAACCGGAGGCTGGTGTACTACTTGTCAGTTGTCAGAGATTTTTCCATCTCTCCCAAGTGGAATCACATGGTTGAGTGAAGAAATACTTTTCCcgtgaactaaaaaaaaaattttggtagGACCGTgaactgaaaaatgaaaaagtatATTGTAGCATCGGAGTCCAGTAAAAATAATCAAtgtcttctctatttttggagaaaatgaaaaaaaaaaaaggttgaattttattttttatcttttaataaGTGAAATTATTATTGTTTGTTAATCTAAGATCAACTTATCCTCTCTTATTCACTTCTTTAGTACTTTTTATGTGAATTTCTTTTATGTTTAAGTCTCTATTCTCCattctaccgaaaaaaaaaaaaaagtctctattctcctcttattttttctccatttcattatatttttctttccataaaATCTCACTctatttccattttcattatttctcattaaatttcattcaattaaaaattacatatattattttttttcttcattttgcgTGCACTCTTATAAATTTCTCACCCTTTCTTATTCGCCAAACAAAATCCGCAAGAAGGGGAAAGTAACTTACTTCATTGAATTTCAGTTCTTAGGATTTGACTCTTCTCGTTAGTGCTCATCGCCTAGGTCAACTTATAGTTATCTAAAAGAGCACCACGTGCGATGATCCAACATTTTGAGAGAAGGCAAGAAGAATGAGCCACTGACAAAGGCATAGAAAACAAGGCACCAAGAACCGTTGGATCATCGCCTAGACACATAGCGTTCACCCAGATAGCTATGGACAAGACCTGGGTGATGAATGCTCATGAGGAGTCGGATCCCAATTCTCAAGCGtggatttagggcttagggaATCTATTGAAACTTCAAACTTTAAAAGTAAAAAACGAGACATTAAAAGTGGGGGTACAAAATCCAAGGAATACGCAGTGAGCACTACCCAACCAATAGCATGTATCCGCAATCGACGTAGGGCtcaattttattataaaattcaAACCCTTTCCTCCAACCAAATCATTATGTATGTTTGATTAAGAAGAAACAATATAGCGGTGAAATGACCATCTCTTTCCTCATGAAACACAAAAATCACACCAACATTGATACTTGTATTATCGCTCCCATAAGTCATTGCATTGGTATAAGAGTCACATTGATTTTTATGGAACACACTCTCTTAAATTTATAagttattaatttgggatttGTTTAACACCGTAGACTGATGTCAGTTAAACATATAACAAttcggaattttttttttttggtggaaaatttGAGATTTGTTTGACACCATCAACCAATGTCGGTTAAACATGTACGTAATTAAGTTGTAAGTGTACTGTAAGACTGCAATTTAGTTAGGGTCACATTTGGTAATACTCATGCAGACTATTTGGTATTTTTCTATAACACAcacgaaaaaaataaaaatgaaatggaagcttgttttgattttctgattcaattttctattattcCAAAATGAATCGGACatctaaatttgaaaaaaaaataaaataatccgCTACCCAATAGCATGACAATGGGTATGATAAGCTCACACTACCCCACGTTGAAGATGTTCACATGTGCTCTCCCATTGGCCGTTGACGTGCTATCGACTAGTTTTCTCTGAGAACGAATTATCTGTTCATAAAATCATCTGCTAGTACGGTAAATAAGTGCCATGTGTCCAACCTCCTTATGGAGGTAACcttctgttatttttttttttcaaaatttaaatattttttttttattttccctatttttgagGAATTTGAAATTATTCAATTATATTAACCTTTTTTATCTCTTCTATTTGTGGGGAgtttaaatctctctctctctctttttgagaTTCTCGACCATCATTTTGTTGATCATGTATGAGTACATGTATATTAGTTATAAATATATAACTAATGAAAATCGGTAATAATTTGTCTTAAGAGATTGTTTTTATATCCACGATTTGAAACTCCCCACaaatagaggagataaaaaaggttaataaaatctgaataattttaaattcctcaaaaataggaaaaataaaataaatttaaaaatttgaataaaaaaaattaacgaAAGATTACCTCCGTAAGTAGGTTGGACACATGACACCTATTTACCGTACGAGCAGATGATCcgctctcattttctcttggcCAAAGTGGATGTAGCAAAgtagaaaaaaattgtttgtcTAACCCCATTCTCCCCTCTTTTACTGAGGGCTTTGccttttttgaaaactttctTATAACATTTACATTTCGGAAGACTTTATTGGTAGGCTAAAATAGATGGGTAAGTTAAGCATCCTATATCTCCTGAGTGCAACCTTATTGCCTTCGATCTGGATCAGGCCTATCATTGTGCTTTCATTACatgactttctctctctctccctcttttaatGACGGGTAACCCTGAGTAGTTTTGTGGGAGATGATGCAATGGGTAGGAGGGGTTGCAGCGGAGAGACATGGTCATTGGAGCAAGGGAGGTGGAGGGAAGTCAAGAGTAAATCTATCCAGAAACGTACAGGTTGGGAGGACAAAACACTATTTTCAATAAGAATACAATCATATTATTTCACATGTTTATGGAAAAATATACaagataatataataataaatacacACCATTTATTAGCCCCCAGCTAGTGTACTaaggagaaataaaaataaataaataaatgttacTACAGTCACATAATTATAGAAAGACCACAGAAATATTACAATACCAATAATCATTCACCAGTAGATAGAGAAAATAATTAGAGATCCTCCAGTTGCAGGCACTATCACTTTTGGTAACCAATGTGAACTTCCTGAGTTGTTATACTATCATCGTTGTCACTATCACCTCCAGTTGCAGGCACcagtagaaaaagaaaataataagagaTCCTCTGAAAGAAGCGATTCTATGACCAAATTGGCATACGGAGTGGAAGTAACAAGGCTAAGGTACATATGATGAAGATTACGCTCATTATCAAGACAACATTGGCAAGCCAATGAAGTCTACTTGGTACTACACATAGACCTACGGCGAATGCTACAGCCATCATGGAAAACAAAATTCCCAACATTGGCAACGTGAAACCAATAATGGAACGCATCAGCTTGACATCTCCTAATTGTGACCATATGAGAGATAAAACAGAAAGAAACGAACAATACATAGCTATGGTATCACAGACCACAAAAGCTTTAAAGTTGGTATTGGTTAGCATTGTACCCATTCCTTTGTTAGGACCATCACTATTTAAGCCTCTAGGAATTGTAAAACCTGCAGCAAATGTTACTAGCGATAAGTGTCGACACCAGCAAAAGAGTGTTAACTCTGTCCTTGTAAAATTCTCCTGTAGGTGGTTTGAAACCTTTCCTCACTTGGGCTTCGTCTTCAAAGACATTTAGATCTCTTGCTCGTGGTGCATTGGCAATCTTCAAGGCTGTCAATGTTAGGAACTGGATcgtaggaaaaaaatatatatagtcaAGTTTAATTATTAACTACTGATGGTTATGACTTATGATCTCTTGAGAGAGTGTGGATCAGATTCTCGTAtgaaaagcagtgaagagcactaaacaccccatgtgagtggcccaagatgtGTCTActaggagtcgaacttaggacgtctgagtttacagctcgtaccaagttcattgctcaccaactgcgctacccccttgggttacaCTTAGAATCCACTCAACCTCTCTTTTCTTACAACAAGTTTTCATAGTATCAGCAAGAAATCGAGTTATACTTTCCCTCGATCTCTTTAGCCACCCATGCTGACGGATCCACTCCTATCTAGTAGGAGTTCCATTAGATGTCAATCTTATCTTTCTATTAGGACTCCTGTATCATTGAAGTTACATATGTTATCAACCTCTTATCACCTTCGGAGTTTGCATTCATGTTTACAACTATCATGTAATAGATTCctaagaagttttttttttggatagagaTTCCTAAGGGGTTTGCATTTATGTTTATAACTATCACATGTGACAATAGATTCCTAATGCAACTCAAACCACCTATCCTATTAGATCTCTATAGAGTTTTCAATTATGTGGATTCATATGTAAGCTGCCACTAAGTTGTAATCTTGTCAAGTCAATTAATACGATGTAGCCATTGAGTGGATTCCAAGTATAGATCAAACATTGTACATTCTcgtacgaggacctgatccaatctctctctctctcaaatttgaAATATCAATCTTAGGATTTGTAAGGCACCAACCAACCTTTTGAAATGTTGCTAAGGTCTGAATATTTGTTTCGGCAGTGTCTAGAGGTGTCAAGTAATTACTGTTCATGATGCTCATGTTCACTCTGTTGTCCCTAGTCAGAACACCAACAACTTTAGAACGCCAGCCCTTAGTAGCCAAATGCAAAGGTGTATCACCATTCATATCCCTCTTGTTTATTAACATCTCAAGCACTGGCGTCTTCCTAATGTAAGTCACCACATTTTCCTTGCCACTGAGAGTAGCTACATGAAGAATATTCTGGCGTTTTACGTTGCACAACTCCCAAGATCCAAGACAATGTTCAAAGAGAAGGTGTATTACGTTATTATGGCCATTAGAGGCTGCCATGTGAATTGGGTAGAGGCCAAAGTTGTTGTCTGGTTGATAGGCGGGCAGAGTATCTATCTTTAGTAACTCTTTTAATCCATCATGATAACCTATTGAGGCAGCATAGTGGATCGGGGTTCTTCCATCTGTGTCTGTTGCTTGGATTAACTGTGGCTTGAGGTGTAATACCATTCCTAAGCTCTCTGGCATTCATAGAGTGTAAAATACCAACAAAGAGATAAATGGAAGATTAGGTTATGATATGGGATCACCATTTGTAGATTTTTCATTATTCATATTTTGGAAGCTTCGCCTTCACCAGCTGTTAATGTACATTTCAATGTATCTCTACAAGTGGTTAGCACAATGTAATTTCCGTCCACTCATATAATGAAATGGAGGAGAGTATATATAGTTTGAAAGCATGGTAGATGGTCCTATCACCTATGTGGGTCTCTTGTATAGCTTTTAAGGAGTGTGGATCAAGTCCTTCTTGGTGTCTGATTTACACTTGGACTCCACTCAGaattaaaactaattaaaaaaagagacagattaagtggagtccaagtgtaAATCAAACATAGTACGAGAACTTCTTGGTGTCTAATTTACACTTGGACTCCAATCAGAATTAGAACTAattgaaaaaagagagagattaagtggagtccaagtgtaAATCAAACACCGTACGAAAATGAGGATTTGATCCGCACTCGCTTCTAAGTGGGTCCTGTGTATGGCTTAGAGGTTCTTGTactaaaaactaaataaataactaaaaaagaaagaaagagagaagggggtTGAAATGATATAATTACCATAGGATTAATTAGCTAGCCAAACCAGGCTACttttatatatgtatgtatgtgcaTTGGAGAAAAAGTATAGGCCTtgtttgacctttttttttttttacattcacccaaaaaaaaaaaaattcttctttttaagaaaaaaaaatgatttcctTCTAAACTAGTTAACTATGTGAGCATAAGACCATGAAATAAACTTTACCATTGAAACATGTCTCTTTGCGTAGACACTACACTAACACATAGGCTAATGGAAGGCCAAGTAGAGGCATTTGGATGGGAGGCCACATCTTTTTTTCTCGCTGGTCATAAatttggagagtttgcttcaacACGaaaatgaagatcttcaagaacaaatATTGAACCGGGAAGAAAAAAGGTCTATGTCGGATAGTAGAGATACACAAGCAGGTTCTTTTCTCCAATATATACTTACATATCTAAaagttttgagttttttttcgAATTTTCTTAGGCTCGGCTCAAGTTACCAAAGGGATCAATATACAACCTAAGCCCAACCCAGCCTAACTACCGCTTTTTCCAACTTCGACTTGGGCATGGGCATCTAGAGTGGAAGCTCtgtaagggcccgtttgattttgtttctcttgtttttgcaatagaaatggttttttccatttctgtactaagaaatgatttttggaaatacaaaaaggtgtttgatttttctatttcccgaaatgttttcaacagtgtagtcaGGTTCAAGACAttagtgaaggcatgacgtttTAGGAATGCAACTCACAAGTGAAGGTATGGCGTTGGAGTTGCAGGTATActtcatggagatgagcttcagaaggatgaaggcaattcAAAACTGTGAGCTTCACACAACCAAGTTGGAACCGCCGTAtttggatagcgagaagtttcaacaatgggttggggagTTGGGTAGGTGGAGTGAAGTAttgggtttttcacaatttttatcgctctcacttgtttctagaaacagaaaaacaagtctaacttgtttctccattcatgTTTCCAAacacagaaataggcataaatttctatttatgttttcaaaatcaaacgggccctaaatacACCCCtcaaattagaagaaaaaaattaaaaggaagagaagggaaacaaAGCAAAAACCAGAATgggaatttttgtaatcatttccTAACATAAGTGGTTAAATAACTCCTAACATTTCAAATCTGACTATTAAATTTTACTATATTATGCAATCAAAATGCCCTTGCTATGGATGATTTCTAAATAGGAAGATTCTATTTAGAAAGTATGATTACCCTACCtagtttgattatttttttttattttttagtaaaaacCGGATGATAAACTAAAGAGTCCATTAAAAGCAACTTTGAAGTCATGAACATGAATTAAGATCCATAAGTGgagagcggatcaagtcctcATACAGGACTGATCTATACAGATGGAATTCACCCAACAATCAATTCTGTGATGGATTCCATCGGTGTATATCAACTCTTACGAGAAGGGTTCTCGTACGTAAACCTGATCCATACTCTCAGTAAGTAGTGTGCAAAGTAATACCTCGATGCCTCTCGACGATGGCAGA is a window from the Macadamia integrifolia cultivar HAES 741 chromosome 5, SCU_Mint_v3, whole genome shotgun sequence genome containing:
- the LOC122079436 gene encoding protein ACCELERATED CELL DEATH 6-like, with the translated sequence MESVPLHLPPSCPHSTDNVTPRPESMPPPVNINLHTISDASSTSESGSFGDMEFQSMPPNLLNNRGRDVDNRSISSSDSFDDDFESESDHIVAARPPTTKPMHPRLHRAVVAGDVQTVSLFERELHLQLNPQKNTVAHIAARLGHHSIFELLSNQCPSLLWKPNANGETSLHLAAWAGQLGIVNFLLDSNLGDVERGDGGAQQLQYLRKKNLKGNTALHEALKNDQEEVARVLVTADPHISYWVNNDGKSPAYLAAEAGHLQLLEHMLGLLDDSHDLRPWKGSTPLHAAIIKRDREVVGLVLRFKPELVLATDAKGRNPLHYAASIGYFDGIIELFKVDTLPAYQADSGGLYPIHLAAISGHIKVIQLLLEGCPDSWKLLDKVSWNILHIAAGIGKENVVKYILKTPALEMLINERDYNGDTPLHLAAMGRHSKVVCVLTRDSRVNMSIMNYSNLTALDIAEQKSITEKNGATLASFRKLLTLTALRIANAPRGQKLDAFHGRYSFLPPTMPPLKPHTGFFNRTIAAQLLLVSTLVAIVTFIAGFTIPGGLNSDGPDRGMATMLTNTKLKAFVICDTIAMYCSILSALSLILAQLADGVLMRSIIAFTLPLLGISLSMMAVAFTTGLYMVTSRLHWLAIAVLIVFIIFLVCTLALLLPLLMPIQSQHRFLRRISYYVLYLLASATRGDSDDDMRRGRAY